In Chroicocephalus ridibundus chromosome 4, bChrRid1.1, whole genome shotgun sequence, one genomic interval encodes:
- the FOXA1 gene encoding hepatocyte nuclear factor 3-alpha: MLGTVKMEGHETSDWNSYYADTQEAYSSVPVSNMNSGLGSMNTMNTYMTMNTMTTSGNMTSSSFNMSYANTGLGAGLSPGAVAGMPAGSAGPVNGMPAGVAAMGTALSPGGINAMSAQPAPMNGLSPYGGMNPCMSPMAYTQSNLGRTRDAKTFKRSYPHAKPPYSYISLITMAIQQAPSKMLTLSEIYQWIMDLFPYYRQNQQRWQNSIRHSLSFNDCFVKVARSPDKPGKGSYWTLHPDSGNMFENGCYLRRQKRFKCEKPANSKAPQEGRKDQAGTSSSSSNSPLHRGHNKPAQLDTATSLSSSNPSTSPQSMDHSGSSTELKTSASAASSTISSVPALASVPHPPHSLAHEPQLHLKGDPHYSFNHPFSINNLMSSSEQQHKLDFKAYEQALQYSSYGASISGGLPLGSASMAGRSSIEPSALEPSYYQGVYSRPVLNTS, encoded by the exons ATGTTAGGGACTGTGAAAATGGAAGGGCATGAAACCAGCGACTGGAACAGCTACTACGCCGACACTCAGGAG GCCTATTCCTCGGTGCCCGTGAGCAACATGAACTCGGGGCTGGGCTCCATGAACACCATGAACACCTACATGACCATGAACACCATGACGACGAGCGGCAACATGACCTCCAGCTCCTTCAACATGTCCTACGCCAacacggggctgggggccgggctgagccccggTGCCGTGGCCGGCATGCCGGCAGGCTCGGCGGGGCCGGTGAACGGCATGCCGGCCGGCGTGGCCGCCATGGGCACGGCGCTGAGCCCCGGCGGCATCAACGCCATGTCTGCCCAGCCGGCCCCCATGAACGGGCTGAGCCCCTACGGCGGCATGAACCCCTGCATGAGCCCCATGGCCTACACGCAGTCCAACCTCGGCAGGACGCGGGACGCCAAGACCTTCAAGCGGAGCTACCCCCACGCCAAGCCGCCCTACTCCTACATCTCCCTTATCACCATGGCCATCCAGCAGGCGCCCAGCAAGATGCTGACGCTGAGCGAGATCTACCAGTGGATCATGGACCTTTTCCCCTACTACCGGCAGAACCAGCAGCGCTGGCAGAACAGCATCCGCCACTCGCTCTCCTTCAACGACTGCTTCGTCAAGGTGGCCCGCTCCCCCGACAAGCCCGGCAAGGGCTCCTACTGGACCCTGCACCCCGACTCCGGCAACATGTTTGAAAACGGCTGCTACCTCCGTCGGCAAAAGCGCTTCAAGTGCGAGAAGCCGGCGAACAGCAAAGCCCCTCAGGAGGGCAGGAAAGATCAGGCCGGGACCTCCAGTTCCAGCTCCAACTCCCCCCTGCACAGAGGCCACAATAAACCCGCACAGCTGGACACCGCCACCTCCCTCTCCAGCTCCAACCCGTCCACCAGCCCCCAGTCTATGGACCACAGCGGATCGAGCACGGAACTAAAGACCTCGGCCTCGGCCGCCTCCTCCACCATCAGCTCCGTCCCCGCCTTGGCCTCCGTCCCGCACCCCCCTCACTCCTTAGCCCACGAACCCCAGCTCCACCTCAAGGGCGATCCCCACTATTCCTTCAACCACCCCTTTTCCATCAACAACCTCATGTCCTCCTCGGAGCAGCAGCACAAGCTGGACTTCAAAGCCTACGAGCAGGCGCTGCAATATTCCTCCTACGGTGCCAGCATCTCCGGCGGGCTGCCCCTGGGCAGCGCTTCCATGGCGGGCCGGAGCAGCATCGAGCCCTCGGCCCTAGAGCCCTCCTACTACCAAGGTGTGTATTCCAGACCCGTGCTAAACACCTCCTAG